One window of Phycodurus eques isolate BA_2022a chromosome 8, UOR_Pequ_1.1, whole genome shotgun sequence genomic DNA carries:
- the zar1 gene encoding zygote arrest protein 1 produces MATYGDEPVDRYFYSSYNNPYSGRYRPKELPRKYKGSYLSHYGADASEAFNNQQRAQLKSILSQINPKLTPRLRKANTKDVAVQVNPKQDASVQCSLGPRSLGAVKRDFRRKKGSESSVTSGDGGSPKGVVRYPRTLALYSPVAYRNITCFLPEDQESSPAPPPPAEAPPAERGEEVEAAAGADDEGGEKQEEKEAEPIKSKDPPKSEDTRAAIEEPPKEKARVRFQFLEQKYGYYHCRECNLRWESAYVWCVQATNKVYFKQYCRKCQKEFNPYRVEDITCHTCNKARCCCALTQRHVDPKRPHRQDLCGRCKGKRLSCDSTFSFKYII; encoded by the exons ATGGCAACATACGGTGACGAGCCAGTCGATCGTTATTTCTATTCATCTTACAACAACCCTTATTCGGGCAGATACCGGCCCAAGGAGCTTCCGAGGAAGTACAAAGGTAGCTACCTGTCCCACTATGGCGCCGACGCATCGGAGGCCTTCAACAACCAGCAACGGGCCCAGCTCAAGTCCATCCTGTCTCAGATCAACCCCAAGCTCACGCCGAGGCTCCGCAAGGCAAACACCAAGGACGTGGCCGTGCAGGTCAACCCCAAGCAGGACGCCTCGGTGCAGTGCTCCCTCGGGCCAAGAAGCCTCGGCGCGGTCAAGCGAGACTTCCGGCGTAAGAAAGGCTCCgagagctccgtgacgtccggcGACGGTGGAAGCCCCAAGGGGGTCGTGCGCTACCCGCGGACCCTGGCGCTCTACTCCCCCGTCGCCTACCGGAACATCACCTGCTTCCTGCCGGAGGACCAGGAGTCGTCgccggcgccgccgccgcccgcggAGGCTCCTCCGGCCGAGCGGGGAGAGGAGGTCGAGGCTGCCGCGGGCGCCGATGACGAGGGGGGCGAGAagcaggaggagaaggaggccgAGCCGATCAAGTCAAAAGATCCGCCGAAGAGCGAGGACACCAGGGCCGCCATTGAGGAGCCTCCAAAGGAGAAAGCGAGAGTGCGCTTCCAG TTTCTGGAGCAGAAGTACGGATATTACCACTGCAGAGAGTGCAATCTGAGATGGGAGAGTGCCTACGTGTGGTGCGTTCAGGCCACCAATAAG GTTTACTTCAAACAATACTGCAGGAAATGCCAAAAGGAGTTCAACCCGTACCGTGTGGAGGACATCACATGTCAT ACGTGCAACAAAGCCCGCTGCTGCTGCGCCTTAACTCAACGCCACGTGGACCCCAAGCGTCCGCACAGGCAGGACTTGTGCGGCCGCTGCAAAGGCAAGCGACTCTCCTGCGACAGCACCTTCAGCTTCAAGTACATCATCTAA